A single region of the Merismopedia glauca CCAP 1448/3 genome encodes:
- a CDS encoding tetratricopeptide repeat protein has product MDEELYDRGLEKARQGDLTGAIACFTQALQVNPWLADAYYHRGLAYYDLGELQKAAFDYTEAIKHNLRQANYYCARALVRVGLKYLPGAEEDIEKAISIDPKSAQAYYLKGIILRKQGSNTNAILSWKQAAQLYLEQKDADNCRRCLENIEQLQSPPLIVPNPSIPNQPQVAPAKLEIIYQQMWQQAQKGDAKTAIESLNWAIAMDKKDALAYCYRGSIRALIGQDREGLADLNQSLQLDSKNLLAYQNRGQLKAKIGDYNGALADLEQVFQMVTPNAELMLVRANIYQQMGNYLEAIEDYTESLKLAPKQPEVYYQRAIAYTRIEEIKQAVADYQQAATLYSEQNNWDEYQNTLERLKQVQSATPVGIPKAQANSNPLWERLILLVGGQVEIAERLVEQVKLYYPGMAEDWYLEKVLYDIEQGNFQGDG; this is encoded by the coding sequence ATGGATGAAGAACTATACGATCGAGGGTTAGAAAAAGCGCGTCAAGGAGATTTAACGGGAGCGATCGCCTGTTTTACCCAAGCTTTACAAGTAAATCCCTGGTTGGCTGATGCATATTATCATCGAGGATTAGCTTATTATGACTTGGGAGAGCTACAAAAGGCGGCGTTTGATTACACTGAGGCGATTAAGCATAACTTACGTCAAGCGAATTATTACTGTGCTAGAGCTTTGGTGAGAGTGGGTTTAAAATATTTACCTGGTGCTGAAGAAGATATCGAAAAAGCTATTTCCATAGATCCCAAATCTGCTCAAGCTTACTATTTGAAAGGGATTATCTTGCGGAAGCAAGGCAGTAATACCAACGCCATTTTAAGCTGGAAACAAGCCGCTCAACTGTATTTAGAGCAAAAAGATGCCGATAATTGCCGTCGTTGCTTGGAAAATATTGAACAACTCCAGTCTCCTCCTTTAATTGTCCCCAACCCATCTATTCCTAATCAACCACAAGTCGCCCCAGCGAAGCTAGAAATAATTTACCAGCAGATGTGGCAACAAGCTCAGAAAGGAGATGCAAAAACGGCGATTGAATCTCTAAATTGGGCGATCGCAATGGATAAAAAAGATGCCCTCGCTTATTGCTATCGAGGCTCGATTCGCGCTCTAATTGGTCAAGATCGAGAAGGATTAGCCGATTTAAATCAATCATTGCAGCTAGATAGTAAAAACTTACTCGCATACCAAAATCGCGGTCAATTGAAGGCGAAAATTGGAGATTATAATGGAGCATTAGCTGACTTAGAGCAAGTTTTCCAAATGGTGACCCCAAATGCCGAACTCATGCTAGTTAGAGCCAATATTTACCAACAAATGGGTAATTATCTCGAAGCAATTGAAGATTATACTGAAAGTCTTAAATTAGCTCCCAAACAGCCAGAAGTTTACTATCAGCGAGCTATAGCTTACACGCGAATTGAAGAAATTAAACAAGCTGTAGCTGATTATCAGCAAGCTGCTACTCTCTATAGCGAACAAAACAACTGGGACGAGTATCAAAATACCCTAGAACGCCTCAAACAAGTCCAGTCTGCTACTCCAGTTGGTATACCCAAAGCACAAGCCAATAGTAACCCCTTGTGGGAGAGATTGATCTTACTAGTTGGCGGACAAGTGGAAATTGCTGAAAGACTAGTAGAACAAGTCAAACTCTACTATCCAGGAATGGCAGA